The following is a genomic window from Rhodoferax sp. PAMC 29310.
CGCACGAATATTGACAATGATTTTGGTCTTAACCCTGGCCTCTTTGCGAATCACGGTTCCCTGCACTTCTTTGGGAAAGGAAACATGAAGATAGTTGTAGGGCAGTTTGCACACCCGCTGCACGTCACAGGCAAATCCGAACGCATTTTGGCTGGAAAAGACCCGCATGATGAGCTGATCCCCCTCCATCAGTTGCAGGCGGACATTGTTGGCCGTTGCCGGCGTGGTCAGCAGCAAGCTCAGGTCTTGGCAATACCCAATCAGGCGCACAAAACAGCGCTCGGCAGAAACTTTTTTAGGGGGTTGCGCTTGAAGTCGATCGCCCACCTTGAGATTCATCGCCTCGAATGGAAAGCTGCCTTGGGCGGCATTGGCCCCTGACTCCGCCATTACAGGATACCCATCCAGATTTTCAACCTCACCCTTAGTTTCAAAATCGCTTTTCTCTAGTGGGTTACTACTCATTGGGTGTGATCCGTTCGGCAGAGGTGAGGATGGGTCGAAGAGGAGCCTCCAATTGACTCCCGCAAAGTATCGCTGCTTTCAGAGTCATGGGCACCACGTCTTCTGTCGTCCTTGCTGGGGCGTCTTGCAGCAGGCCTCATTCAACTGCCCTAGTTGGCGTGTGCGCGCCCGATGCATTCATGCTTCGACCAACCACCAGAGGGAATGCAGCCTACCCAAAGTTCAGGTCTGCCAAGACCGTCTGACCAACTCGTAAAACGGCCCCGACCCCATCCACCGTGATGCAGTTCATGCCAAAAGTCACCGCCCCGTTGACACGCGCGTCTTGCCGATAGGCTTGCAAGGTGTCGCTCACCTCAGGGCTGCTTTGCCCGGTGGTGGGGTCGATATTGGGAATGGGGCAGCGCGGGCAGGGCTTGACGGGTTTGAGCACCACCTGATCAGGGCCAGCGTCCACTTGAATCTGAAGGAGCCGATCCTCGTCATGCGCTTCCACGCCGCTCAACACCAGATTGGGGCGAAAGCGCGCCATGCTGACGGCGCCGTTCCCACCAGCAAGCAGCCGCTGATTCAGTCCCGCCAAAGAAGACTCGCTGATCACCAGCAAGGGAAACCCATCGCTGAACTGGTTCAAGGCGGGTACGCCATCAGTCCATTTCAGGCTGGCCACCCGCCGATGGGCCGGGTCGAAACGAACCAAGCGGTAAGAGGCCGATGCCGCACCGCCGCCAAGAAATTGGGTGAACCATTCGGCCACCTGATCGCCCATGTCGTGCGCTGGAACGTGATCGTCCCAGACTTGAACCGTCACCAATGGCCCCTCGGCGTCAAACTGCACGGCCAATACCGGCATGCCGGGTGCACGCAACTCCATCTCGGTCGCCATCAGACTGGGCTCAATCAGCGCCATGCGGGGGTGCTCGCGCTGGGTCACAAAACGACTCTGAGCATCAATCACCATCCAGGCCCGGTCCCATTCCAGCCCCGTTTCAGTCAGGCGTACCGCCTGCACCTCGATACCAGCGCAGGATTTCACCGGGTAAACAAACAAACGGGCGATGGCACCGGTTACGTCGCCGTCAGGCAGGTCACTTGGATTCACACAGAACTCCCGTCGGAAGGAAAGTAGGGATTTTGCCCTGCCTCCTACAATCTTGTGCATGACTCAACCCTTAGATATATGCATCCGCGGCAGCGGCATTGTGGGGCGCACGCTGG
Proteins encoded in this region:
- a CDS encoding flagellar brake protein, producing MSSNPLEKSDFETKGEVENLDGYPVMAESGANAAQGSFPFEAMNLKVGDRLQAQPPKKVSAERCFVRLIGYCQDLSLLLTTPATANNVRLQLMEGDQLIMRVFSSQNAFGFACDVQRVCKLPYNYLHVSFPKEVQGTVIRKEARVKTKIIVNIRAAPENGKNLTGIISNLSANGALIDGPRKLAEPGETIRLTFRLTLRSIEASLSLLAVVRAAFDDEKLKQSGTSLTHFGVEFVGLVAND
- a CDS encoding MOSC domain-containing protein; amino-acid sequence: MNPSDLPDGDVTGAIARLFVYPVKSCAGIEVQAVRLTETGLEWDRAWMVIDAQSRFVTQREHPRMALIEPSLMATEMELRAPGMPVLAVQFDAEGPLVTVQVWDDHVPAHDMGDQVAEWFTQFLGGGAASASYRLVRFDPAHRRVASLKWTDGVPALNQFSDGFPLLVISESSLAGLNQRLLAGGNGAVSMARFRPNLVLSGVEAHDEDRLLQIQVDAGPDQVVLKPVKPCPRCPIPNIDPTTGQSSPEVSDTLQAYRQDARVNGAVTFGMNCITVDGVGAVLRVGQTVLADLNFG